In a genomic window of Bemisia tabaci chromosome 1, PGI_BMITA_v3:
- the RpL22 gene encoding uncharacterized protein RpL22 gives MPPKKPAPAPLGGEKKKPAAASAGTAKKAAPAAAAKKPAAAAPAAKKPAAAAPAAAKKAPASAPAVGKKPAAPAAAAKKPAAPAAAAKKPAAPAAGAKKPAAPAAGAKKPAAPAASAAKKTAAPTPAAAGAAKKAKPAAKPAAPAAAAKKPEAKKADGAKKAAAPAAKAAPKSDAKKPAAAASAQKRPADAKSAKEQPAKKKAAIVKKAAAPTLTKAAGKPKKAALNTKKKGAAGGVVKKPVLTGAKKTKIFIKGKGRKVPKIHKQFYLDCTHPAEDKILDMVNFEKYLSERIKVNNKTNNYGKLISIDRQKMKISVQASILLSKKYLKYLTKKYLKKNNLRDWLRVVSSAHDTYELRYFQINNQDDEDEDNE, from the exons aaaAAGCCAGCCCCTGCTCCATTAGGAGGTGAGAAAAAGAAACCTGCTGCTGCCTCCGCAGGGACAGCAAAGAAAGCAGCCCCCGCAGCTGCTGCTAAAAAACCTGCTGCAGCCGCCCCTGCAGCCAAAAAGCCAGCTGCAGCTGCACCTGCTGCTGCCAAGAAAGCTCCGGCATCTGCTCCAGCAGTAGGTAAGAAGCCAGCAGCACCAGCAGCTGCCGCCAAGAAGCCAGCAGCACCTGCTGCAGCAGCCAAGAAGCCCGCAGCACCTGCAGCTGGTGCTAAGAAACCAGCAGCACCCGCAGCTGGAGCTAAAAAACCAGCAGCACCAGCTGCCTCTGCTGCCAAGAAGACCGCAGCACCAACTCCAGCCGCTGCAGGAGCCGCTAAGAAAGCAAAGCCTGCCGCAAAACCAGCAGCGCCAGCTGCTGCTGCCAAGAAACCAGAGGCTAAAAAAGCAGATGGTGCCAAAAAGGCGGCAGCTCCGGCTGCCAAGGCTGCTCCCAAATCTGACGCCAAGAAACCAGCAGCAGCTGCCTCCGCTCAAAAGAGGCCAGCTGATGCCAAGTCAGCCAAGGAGCAACCTGCCAAGAAAAAGGCAGCAATCGTTAAAAAAGCTGCTGCTCCAACTTTGACCAAGGCTGCTGGCAAGCCCAAGAAAGCTGCTCTAAACACGAAAAAGAAGGGTGCGGCTGGAGGTGTGGTGAAGAAGCCAGTTCTAACAGGTGCAAAGAAAACCAAAATCTTCATTAAAGGAAAAGGTCGCAAAGTCCCGAAGATCCACAAACAATTCTATCTGGATTGTACGCATCCCGCTGAAGACAAAATTCTAGACATGGTCAACTTT gAGAAATACTTGTCTGAAAGGATAAAAGTAAACAACAAAACCAACAACTATGGCAAATTAATTTCTATAGAcaggcaaaaaatgaaaatctctgTCCAGGCCTCTATTCTCCTTTCAAAGAA GTACTTGAAGTATCTAACAAAGAAATACCTTAAAAAGAACAACCTCAGAGACTGGCTAAGAGTTGTCTCAAGCGCGCATGATACATATGAACTTAGATACTTCCAG ATTAACAACCAAGATGACGAGGATGAAGATAACGAATag